From SAR116 cluster alpha proteobacterium HIMB100, one genomic window encodes:
- a CDS encoding putative PLP-dependent enzyme possibly involved in cell wall biogenesis (PFAM: DegT/DnrJ/EryC1/StrS aminotransferase family), translating to MLTFTKPFTQQEPIPEDGIERAVEILRTGRLHRYNVAVGEEAEASLLERDYAAYQGVNYCIATASGGQAIQLGLRVCGVQPGDQVLANAYTLAPVPGAIHNLGARPVLVEITSDYHIDLNHLDEMTRRSGAKVLLLSHMRGHIADMDALLAITKKHGLKVVEDCAHTMGARWKGIRSGNFGDVAAFSTQTYKHMNSGEGGFLTTNDDEAAARAIIHSGSYMLYDRHGTLPPQKVFDKVKLDTANFSCRMDNLRAALIRAQLTHLDDNIARWNQLYDRLFAHLSVAEGIEIPARRQAEFYVGSSIQFRTMDLDKAQIPGFLSRCAERGVELKWFGADSPAAFTSRYDSWAYIEDIPHLAATHAALDKTIDMRIPLTFDLDDCDVIARIITDEVQKAA from the coding sequence ATGCTGACCTTCACCAAACCCTTTACGCAACAGGAACCGATCCCTGAGGACGGAATTGAACGTGCGGTTGAAATTTTGCGCACCGGCCGTCTTCATCGCTATAATGTGGCGGTTGGCGAAGAGGCAGAAGCCAGCCTGCTGGAACGTGATTATGCAGCTTACCAGGGCGTGAATTATTGCATTGCCACAGCGTCAGGCGGTCAGGCGATCCAGCTGGGGCTAAGGGTATGCGGTGTACAGCCAGGCGATCAGGTTTTGGCGAATGCTTATACTTTGGCCCCTGTTCCCGGAGCAATTCATAATTTGGGCGCGCGCCCTGTTCTGGTGGAAATTACCTCCGACTATCATATTGACCTGAACCATCTTGATGAGATGACGCGTCGGTCAGGGGCAAAAGTGCTGCTGCTTTCACATATGCGTGGTCATATTGCTGATATGGACGCGTTACTGGCAATAACAAAAAAACATGGGCTGAAGGTGGTCGAAGATTGCGCTCACACAATGGGGGCCAGATGGAAAGGAATCCGGTCTGGAAATTTCGGTGATGTAGCGGCTTTTTCTACCCAGACTTACAAACATATGAATTCAGGCGAGGGTGGTTTTCTGACCACTAATGATGATGAAGCGGCTGCCCGCGCCATCATCCATTCTGGCTCTTACATGTTATACGATCGTCATGGTACACTGCCGCCACAAAAGGTGTTTGACAAGGTCAAGCTGGACACGGCCAATTTTTCCTGTCGGATGGATAATCTGCGGGCTGCGCTCATTCGCGCGCAACTGACGCATCTGGATGATAATATCGCGCGCTGGAACCAGCTGTATGACCGGCTTTTTGCCCATTTGTCTGTGGCCGAAGGGATAGAAATTCCGGCTCGTCGTCAGGCTGAATTTTACGTTGGGTCCTCTATCCAGTTCAGAACAATGGATCTTGATAAAGCCCAGATTCCCGGGTTTTTGTCCAGATGTGCTGAACGTGGTGTAGAACTGAAATGGTTTGGTGCCGACAGCCCGGCGGCCTTTACCAGTCGCTATGACAGCTGGGCCTATATTGAAGATATACCGCATCTTGCTGCCACACACGCCGCGCTGGACAAGACCATTGATATGCGTATTCCGCTTACCTTTGATCTGGATGATTGCGACGTGATTGCACGCATTATCACAGATGAAGTGCAAAAAGCCGCCTGA
- a CDS encoding Zn-finger containing NTP pyrophosphohydrolase (PFAM: NUDIX domain; NADH pyrophosphatase-like rudimentary NUDIX domain), translated as MSVFDPHLIHPATPHHLSYGGLDRNDLARSDAGFIGRLFAQPSTRYVVVWKGLNFFTRAEPGLSAMQCLGSEDVKDVLAGAHPIYLGKDRDDHEYLCLDLSSCDEDRLASLSEYGQFGDLREADPSVSGDDGSILAYAKAMCHWHARLHFCSICGGSVTSSQAGHTKICENSDCAAPHFPRTDSAVIVAVTYEDKILLGRQPIWPEGMLSVLAGFVEPGETLEHAVAREVFEEAGVIVKNVCYQHSQPWPFPASLMVGFRAEAVSDKLTINTHEIETAAWFSRDEIHQFDGSSHYLPRKLSIARRLIDEWLAQG; from the coding sequence ATGTCTGTTTTTGATCCCCATCTCATTCACCCCGCTACGCCGCATCATTTAAGTTACGGCGGCCTTGACAGAAACGATTTGGCCAGAAGTGATGCCGGGTTTATTGGACGGTTATTTGCACAGCCATCAACGCGCTATGTGGTGGTCTGGAAAGGCCTTAATTTCTTCACCCGTGCCGAACCGGGCTTGTCGGCAATGCAATGTCTTGGCAGCGAGGACGTCAAGGATGTCTTGGCGGGTGCGCACCCCATTTATCTTGGCAAAGACAGAGATGATCATGAATATTTGTGTCTTGATCTCTCCTCTTGTGACGAAGACAGGCTGGCCTCTCTTTCTGAATATGGGCAATTTGGTGATTTGCGCGAAGCTGATCCGTCTGTTTCTGGTGATGATGGCTCAATCCTCGCCTATGCAAAAGCAATGTGCCACTGGCATGCGCGGCTTCATTTTTGCAGCATCTGCGGCGGTTCGGTCACCTCTTCTCAGGCGGGACATACAAAAATTTGTGAGAACTCAGATTGTGCTGCCCCCCATTTTCCCCGCACAGATTCAGCTGTTATTGTCGCTGTGACGTATGAAGATAAAATTTTGCTTGGCCGTCAGCCAATATGGCCAGAAGGGATGTTATCTGTTCTTGCTGGTTTTGTTGAACCTGGTGAAACGTTGGAACATGCGGTTGCGCGGGAAGTCTTTGAAGAAGCAGGGGTGATTGTAAAAAATGTTTGTTATCAGCATTCCCAGCCCTGGCCCTTTCCGGCCTCACTGATGGTGGGGTTCCGGGCAGAAGCTGTTTCGGATAAACTGACCATCAATACTCATGAAATCGAAACAGCCGCTTGGTTCAGCCGTGATGAAATACATCAATTTGACGGTAGCAGCCATTATCTGCCGCGCAAATTATCGATCGCCAGGCGTTTGATTGACGAATGGCTTGCACAAGGGTAA
- a CDS encoding hypothetical protein (PFAM: Glutathione-dependent formaldehyde-activating enzyme), with product MSSIPVKKDIDLGFILLNAAQTTIDERYFWEQRMTKTGRCLCGKIKFEYADQETWACYCHCKDCTRNCAAPVVAFIGVELASFSWRLAGPDAHPKYFSSSAGVKRFFCDSCGTPMAFQADHYEGEIHLYAATLDQPEDFKPSFHVHHASKLSWFDIDDALQRHPHSAPEDPLDRS from the coding sequence ATGAGCAGCATACCGGTAAAAAAGGATATTGACCTTGGCTTTATTCTTCTTAATGCTGCGCAAACAACAATAGATGAGCGATATTTTTGGGAGCAGAGAATGACAAAGACAGGGCGCTGCTTGTGCGGTAAGATAAAATTTGAATATGCCGACCAGGAAACCTGGGCCTGTTATTGCCATTGCAAAGATTGTACACGCAATTGTGCTGCACCTGTTGTCGCCTTTATTGGGGTAGAACTGGCGAGCTTTTCCTGGCGGTTAGCCGGACCTGACGCACATCCAAAATATTTTTCATCCTCAGCTGGTGTGAAACGGTTCTTTTGTGATTCATGCGGCACGCCTATGGCGTTTCAGGCAGATCATTATGAAGGGGAAATCCATTTATACGCTGCCACCTTAGACCAACCAGAGGATTTTAAGCCAAGTTTCCATGTCCATCATGCCTCAAAGCTGAGCTGGTTTGATATTGACGATGCGCTGCAAAGACACCCGCACAGCGCCCCGGAAGATCCTTTGGACCGAAGCTAG
- a CDS encoding putative phosphohydrolase (PFAM: Calcineurin-like phosphoesterase), whose protein sequence is MFNFIFALIVALVSYLIYVYPIGVMFHLLFATDIHQPVLLLLSCILSGVVFIYFRTHNSSVILQGITYYGLGFGFLGFSIFNTGLLCSYLLPESRFEIGILSLIVFLLVCVFSLIQGRNIKIKHLHVKSPKVDQPHHIVFISDVHLGSNSRSHAEKLCLLINSLDFDYLLIGGDLFDSSSFRSDDLRPFLDIKQPVYFVTGNHEYYVKEYSRKLDSLKRYNIINLENQSQALKQVNLIGISDKQPIKSQTEFTRGLIDKSKFNLVMVHQPSVWEAVSGSVDLMLSGHTHNGQIFPFNLFVRLQFKTVYGLFMAKGSQLYVSSGSGTWGPRMRLGTHNEIVKIDILPC, encoded by the coding sequence ATGTTTAATTTCATCTTTGCTCTCATTGTTGCTCTGGTGAGTTATCTGATTTACGTATATCCGATAGGAGTGATGTTCCATCTGCTGTTCGCAACTGACATTCACCAGCCTGTTTTACTGTTACTGTCCTGTATTCTGTCCGGTGTGGTGTTTATTTATTTTCGGACGCATAATTCATCTGTCATTCTGCAGGGGATTACCTATTATGGGCTTGGCTTTGGCTTTCTTGGGTTCAGTATCTTTAATACAGGATTGCTTTGCTCTTATTTGCTGCCAGAGAGCAGATTTGAAATTGGCATTCTGTCGCTGATTGTTTTCTTGCTTGTTTGCGTGTTCAGCCTGATACAAGGCCGGAATATCAAGATAAAGCATCTGCATGTGAAAAGCCCTAAGGTTGATCAGCCTCACCATATCGTCTTTATAAGCGATGTACATTTGGGCTCTAATTCCCGCAGTCATGCAGAAAAACTATGCCTTCTCATTAATTCTCTGGATTTTGATTATCTGTTGATTGGGGGGGATTTGTTTGATTCCAGCTCGTTTCGGTCTGATGATCTCCGCCCGTTCCTTGACATCAAGCAGCCGGTCTATTTTGTGACAGGCAACCATGAATATTATGTCAAAGAGTACAGCCGCAAATTAGACAGCCTGAAGCGATATAACATCATAAATTTGGAAAATCAGTCTCAGGCCCTTAAACAGGTCAATCTCATTGGTATCAGTGATAAACAACCCATAAAAAGCCAAACAGAATTTACCCGCGGGCTGATAGACAAGTCTAAATTTAATCTGGTGATGGTGCATCAGCCCTCTGTATGGGAGGCCGTTTCCGGTTCTGTTGACCTGATGCTTTCAGGTCATACCCATAATGGACAGATTTTCCCGTTTAACCTGTTTGTGCGTCTTCAATTTAAAACCGTCTACGGCTTATTCATGGCAAAGGGATCACAGTTATATGTGTCTTCGGGAAGCGGTACATGGGGGCCGCGCATGCGGCTGGGCACACACAATGAAATTGTGAAAATCGATATTCTGCCTTGTTAG
- a CDS encoding ABC-type uncharacterized transport system, periplasmic component (PFAM: Protein of unknown function (DUF1007)): MFFRTPQKAFPIISCSVLLVLALCRSVVSHPHMWIDLKSEIVFNKASNIAGIYQEWLFDDFYSVALLEDATQHPDGVEQGLRAEISQILAGLHSWNYFTQIMVGTNEVQAKQVQQFETELRGNRVWLSFTTQLETPASPTTEAFSYSIFDPTYYIEMYHFDDAIVALRGSPPKGCKSEIQQADPSSEAIALSQSPVLDAQPDVSVGELFAETVAVVCS, translated from the coding sequence ATGTTTTTCAGAACACCCCAAAAAGCATTTCCGATCATTTCTTGTTCAGTTCTTCTTGTTCTGGCCCTTTGCCGGTCTGTTGTTTCACATCCCCATATGTGGATTGACCTGAAATCAGAGATTGTGTTTAATAAAGCGTCAAATATCGCGGGCATTTATCAAGAATGGCTGTTTGATGATTTTTACTCTGTCGCCCTGCTGGAAGATGCAACCCAACATCCAGACGGAGTGGAACAAGGACTACGCGCGGAGATTTCACAAATCCTTGCCGGTCTGCATTCATGGAATTATTTCACCCAAATCATGGTTGGCACAAATGAAGTGCAAGCAAAACAGGTTCAGCAGTTCGAAACAGAGCTGCGCGGTAACAGAGTGTGGCTGAGCTTTACAACACAGCTGGAAACGCCAGCTTCCCCCACTACAGAAGCGTTCAGTTACTCCATTTTTGACCCGACATACTACATTGAAATGTATCATTTTGATGACGCCATTGTCGCGTTACGGGGCAGTCCGCCAAAAGGCTGCAAAAGTGAAATTCAGCAGGCTGATCCGTCATCTGAGGCGATAGCACTTTCACAATCACCAGTTCTCGACGCTCAGCCAGATGTTTCGGTAGGTGAACTATTTGCAGAAACTGTGGCTGTTGTCTGTTCATGA
- a CDS encoding ABC-type uncharacterized transport system, permease component (PFAM: High-affinity nickel-transport protein) — MTSRSQIALVFVLALLAAGGYLLLGPDTNNLWTSYLSVIHSVQQGYHALLLDAVKQAQFAPVTAAASLIGLSFLYGIFHAAGPGHGKVVISTYLLSTGDQLRRGVMLSFSSSFLQGITAILLVTAATWVLNYSMRATQLFIDDVELASFILIAATGGLIIGLRLKSLVLQLTEMTSTEANNSSYDTHRHCGHSHLPASALKDEQFSFSAFVSIVLSTGLRPCSGAVIVLLFANSLDLFTAGLLSVLAMSLGVALTTSGLAALTVYARHLAEQLPFVKEQNHQKARLFSNLLAIFGGLIILLFGFSLIFVALSAPSHPFK, encoded by the coding sequence ATGACCTCCCGTAGCCAAATCGCACTTGTCTTTGTGCTGGCTCTGCTCGCGGCAGGGGGGTATCTGCTCCTTGGGCCTGACACAAACAACCTCTGGACGAGCTATCTGAGCGTTATCCATTCTGTCCAACAAGGCTATCATGCATTGCTGTTAGACGCGGTGAAGCAGGCACAATTTGCTCCCGTTACAGCAGCAGCGAGCCTCATCGGGCTGAGCTTTTTATATGGCATCTTTCATGCTGCCGGACCCGGGCACGGAAAGGTCGTTATCTCAACCTATCTTCTGTCTACAGGAGATCAGCTGAGACGCGGGGTCATGCTGTCTTTTTCTTCTTCATTTTTGCAAGGGATCACAGCCATTTTACTGGTCACTGCGGCGACCTGGGTTTTAAATTATTCAATGAGAGCCACCCAGCTCTTTATCGATGATGTTGAGCTAGCAAGCTTTATTTTGATCGCGGCAACAGGCGGGCTCATCATCGGGCTTAGACTGAAAAGCCTTGTTTTGCAGCTCACAGAGATGACAAGCACAGAGGCCAATAATTCATCGTATGATACCCATCGTCATTGTGGACATAGCCACCTTCCGGCAAGCGCGCTCAAGGATGAGCAGTTTTCCTTCAGCGCTTTTGTGTCAATCGTATTATCTACCGGGCTTCGTCCCTGTTCTGGTGCAGTTATTGTGTTGCTGTTTGCCAATTCACTGGATTTGTTCACAGCAGGTCTGCTTTCCGTTTTGGCGATGTCTTTAGGGGTAGCGCTGACGACAAGCGGCCTTGCCGCCTTGACAGTATATGCACGGCATCTGGCTGAACAGTTGCCCTTTGTGAAGGAACAAAATCATCAGAAGGCGAGGCTGTTTTCCAATCTTCTGGCGATATTTGGCGGGCTTATTATTTTGCTGTTTGGCTTCTCGTTGATTTTCGTTGCTCTTTCAGCACCAAGCCACCCATTTAAATAG
- a CDS encoding acetyltransferase, ribosomal protein N-acetylase (PFAM: Acetyltransferase (GNAT) family) — MTDLDNFTPPPHPKNITLDGERVRLEPLNADQHAKPLFKAKTQDGGAENWTYLPYGPFETLADYIDWLRTIETLEDPCFFTIIRKSDDRPVGIASYLRISPDDGSIEVGHIHFSPLLQRTTEATEAMYLMMQWAFDAGYRRYEWKCNAKNAKSRAAAERLGLSYEGVFRQATISKGQNRDTAWFAAIDKEWPALKQAFTTYLYKITYQPGGAPKLSLRELTKPLLYKQDDLDFI; from the coding sequence ATGACTGATTTAGATAACTTTACCCCGCCACCTCACCCGAAGAATATCACCTTAGACGGCGAGAGGGTTAGGCTGGAACCGCTGAACGCAGACCAACACGCAAAACCATTATTCAAGGCCAAAACGCAGGATGGCGGGGCTGAAAACTGGACCTATCTTCCTTATGGGCCGTTTGAAACGCTGGCTGATTATATTGATTGGTTGCGCACAATAGAGACACTGGAAGACCCGTGTTTTTTCACAATCATCCGGAAATCAGACGACAGGCCTGTTGGGATTGCCAGCTATCTGCGGATCAGCCCTGATGATGGCAGTATTGAGGTTGGCCATATTCATTTTTCGCCTCTTCTGCAAAGAACAACTGAAGCCACAGAAGCGATGTATCTGATGATGCAGTGGGCATTTGATGCAGGCTACAGACGGTATGAATGGAAATGCAACGCCAAAAATGCCAAATCCAGAGCTGCTGCAGAACGCCTTGGCCTGTCCTATGAGGGCGTATTCAGACAAGCCACCATCAGTAAAGGACAAAACAGAGATACCGCCTGGTTCGCTGCAATTGACAAAGAGTGGCCGGCGTTAAAGCAGGCTTTTACAACCTATCTGTATAAAATCACTTATCAACCCGGCGGCGCCCCAAAACTGTCGCTGAGAGAGCTGACAAAGCCCCTGTTATATAAACAGGACGATCTTGACTTTATATAA
- a CDS encoding putative membrane protein (PFAM: Uncharacterized protein family, UPF0114~TIGRFAM: TIGR00645 family protein) codes for MNKAILTARYFIMPFCVILILGIVLLIIQAAQKLLFLFLNIFSVSDKDILIGLFGIIDLALLANILLLIALSGYDSFVSRLKAPDQNVTALDALDGLTLAKAKLKLLGSMIIISAIGLLSTFLSAEAGSGSGASGIDQAAYLQIAIHLVLAVSAVLLAYSDKLDKS; via the coding sequence ATGAATAAAGCCATTCTGACTGCCCGCTATTTTATCATGCCGTTCTGCGTAATTCTGATCTTGGGCATTGTGTTATTGATTATTCAGGCCGCGCAGAAGCTTCTCTTTTTATTTCTGAACATCTTTTCTGTTTCAGATAAGGATATTTTAATCGGTTTATTTGGTATTATTGACCTGGCTTTGCTCGCCAATATCTTATTGCTGATCGCGCTGTCGGGTTATGATTCCTTTGTCTCTCGCTTGAAGGCGCCTGATCAAAATGTGACCGCCTTGGATGCGCTTGACGGGCTGACCCTTGCCAAGGCCAAGCTAAAATTGCTGGGCAGCATGATCATCATCTCAGCAATCGGCTTGCTCTCTACCTTCCTCAGCGCGGAAGCAGGGTCAGGGTCAGGGGCCAGTGGAATTGATCAGGCCGCCTATCTTCAGATTGCTATCCATCTTGTACTTGCTGTATCTGCTGTTTTGCTGGCCTATTCAGACAAGCTGGATAAAAGCTGA
- a CDS encoding hypothetical protein (PFAM: Uncharacterized protein conserved in bacteria (DUF2141)): MVPMSSLITSKFPLTLSLTSLLLLSPAFAITVTVEVRNIEKTGEMHLAIYDDADVFENDNGEKGGAAKGIIDGVIEDVKTGNVTYIFELPKGTYAIGIFVDTNYNNEMDRNVFGVPKEQYGFSNDAKGSFGPPSFKDASFTVDGEVTLEINL, encoded by the coding sequence ATGGTCCCGATGTCCAGCTTGATAACGTCTAAATTCCCTCTTACTTTATCATTAACATCTCTGCTTCTCCTGTCACCTGCTTTTGCAATCACTGTGACTGTAGAGGTTCGTAACATAGAGAAAACGGGCGAGATGCATCTCGCGATTTATGATGATGCAGATGTCTTTGAAAATGATAATGGCGAAAAAGGCGGTGCTGCCAAAGGCATCATTGATGGCGTGATTGAAGACGTAAAGACCGGGAATGTCACCTACATATTCGAATTGCCAAAAGGCACTTATGCTATCGGTATCTTTGTTGACACTAATTACAATAATGAAATGGACAGAAACGTCTTTGGTGTCCCTAAAGAGCAATATGGGTTCAGCAATGATGCGAAAGGCAGCTTTGGGCCGCCATCATTCAAAGATGCCTCATTCACGGTCGATGGCGAAGTAACATTGGAGATAAACCTCTGA
- a CDS encoding putative membrane protein (PFAM: Predicted membrane protein (DUF2306)), whose amino-acid sequence MSLLLAEAHPIPLHALTAMVAIILGGVQFYMKKGGAVHKLLGRAWGGLMGVVCVSSFFIHEIKLWGVYSPIHLLSIWTIVSLGLAIYFVRVGNIKRHKQVMLALYGFALILTGFFTFMPGRVMHQIAFG is encoded by the coding sequence ATGTCGTTATTATTGGCCGAGGCTCATCCTATACCGCTTCATGCCCTTACGGCAATGGTCGCCATTATCCTTGGCGGTGTGCAATTTTACATGAAAAAAGGAGGCGCAGTTCACAAGCTGTTAGGCCGTGCCTGGGGCGGGCTGATGGGGGTTGTCTGCGTCTCGTCTTTCTTCATTCACGAAATCAAATTATGGGGCGTTTACAGCCCGATACATTTGCTAAGTATTTGGACAATCGTTTCTCTTGGCCTGGCCATTTATTTCGTGCGCGTAGGAAATATCAAACGTCATAAGCAGGTGATGCTTGCGCTTTATGGCTTTGCTCTTATCCTCACAGGCTTTTTTACCTTCATGCCGGGGCGTGTGATGCATCAGATTGCATTCGGATAA
- a CDS encoding membrane protein involved in colicin uptake (PFAM: Caspase domain), with the protein MFIRSLVFLIMWTLPFSALSAVKWNNKSNGETAYNGKIVDIESLKKIKIPSAFPESQILITESCKTSKGKTWATNIMMFYSSSFLWGQNSNSKEIRLYEGVLKKNGVFEINVSSAAKSWSDKTSWIKYKFPKNLDFFTALEGGVTGRYSKGNYSRTCTIRKGNYGFTQFKDANSKKNALRTLRSRQEFVINRFQEFGYAKNTVYEFNPESIEVAEVEGTVDELGDSMVCYISGQKPNAQWTEDKIQNASREASKRGLSCVSEKQSVGTRLVSSKTKWCKTGEYLGSQNWAWPAMSNLANACSGKDVQEISYPQVLDEYKKFGNIYLCEILNPNSGKKKRIEQLEVYKILADDIGINCKNLQIAKTDSATENNLAVERRRPAELEKQRKAEEEQRRLAELEKQRKAEEEQRRLAELEKQRKAEEEQRRLAELEKQRKAEEEQRRLAELEKQRKAKEEQRRLAELEKQRKAEEERRQLAEADKSAPYIELKVIQVDGYDAQVGGLILDDTGVVSAQINGTPLTIDANGEFSLSVYVPRTGARVTVQALDKMGKITEKELFIERQERAKLEVAKFDGLNPTKRKAKKNRNAIALIIGISSYQRTEVPAIYADDDAKFFYDYAMLKLGVPESNIREFINEKADQFEILLATKKWLKRQVVEGNSDIYVFFAGHGLASEDGNKMFMLPYDGAPELLDKTAILREELFADIAATKPRSVTVFMDTCYSGTTRGTETLIASRPIAIRAKRQSIPDGFTVLTAAGGEETAKPLEEAKHGMFSYFVMKGMEGDADANNDNQITAKELHLYVEKNVIKQSGGKQTPEIQGDAGKVLVRFE; encoded by the coding sequence ATGTTCATTCGCTCTTTAGTATTTTTAATTATGTGGACTTTACCATTTTCTGCGCTTTCAGCTGTTAAATGGAATAACAAATCTAATGGAGAAACTGCCTACAACGGAAAAATTGTAGATATCGAATCTTTGAAAAAAATCAAAATTCCGTCAGCTTTCCCAGAATCTCAAATTTTAATTACTGAGAGTTGTAAAACATCAAAGGGCAAAACATGGGCAACTAATATAATGATGTTCTACTCATCCAGTTTTTTGTGGGGGCAGAATTCAAATTCTAAAGAGATCCGACTTTATGAAGGCGTGTTGAAAAAAAATGGTGTCTTTGAAATCAATGTCTCCTCTGCAGCGAAATCTTGGAGCGATAAAACTAGTTGGATAAAATATAAATTTCCAAAAAATTTAGATTTTTTTACAGCTTTAGAAGGTGGCGTTACTGGCCGCTATTCTAAGGGAAACTATTCTAGAACTTGTACAATTAGGAAGGGGAATTATGGCTTTACTCAATTCAAGGATGCCAACTCGAAAAAAAACGCTTTAAGAACTCTTAGGTCCCGACAAGAATTTGTTATCAATCGATTTCAAGAGTTCGGTTACGCTAAAAACACTGTCTACGAATTCAATCCTGAGAGTATTGAAGTAGCGGAAGTTGAAGGCACCGTTGATGAACTTGGAGACAGCATGGTTTGTTATATCTCTGGACAGAAACCAAATGCGCAATGGACAGAAGATAAAATTCAAAATGCTTCCCGAGAAGCTTCCAAAAGAGGGCTTTCATGTGTAAGTGAAAAACAATCGGTCGGCACAAGATTAGTCTCAAGTAAAACTAAATGGTGTAAAACTGGAGAATATCTAGGTAGCCAAAATTGGGCGTGGCCAGCCATGAGCAATTTAGCCAACGCGTGTTCTGGAAAAGATGTTCAAGAGATAAGCTATCCACAAGTATTAGATGAATATAAAAAATTTGGAAATATTTATCTTTGTGAGATTCTCAATCCTAATTCAGGAAAAAAGAAACGGATAGAACAACTAGAAGTTTACAAAATTTTGGCTGATGACATCGGCATTAATTGCAAAAATCTTCAAATTGCAAAAACCGACAGTGCAACAGAAAACAACCTAGCTGTTGAACGGCGTCGTCCAGCAGAGCTGGAAAAGCAACGCAAGGCTGAAGAAGAACAGCGTCGTCTAGCAGAGCTGGAAAAGCAGCGTAAAGCCGAAGAAGAGCAGCGTCGCCTAGCCGAACTCGAGAAGCAGCGTAAAGCCGAAGAAGAGCAGCGTCGTCTAGCTGAACTTGAGAAGCAGCGTAAAGCTGAAGAAGAGCAGCGTCGCCTAGCCGAACTCGAGAAGCAGCGTAAAGCCAAAGAAGAGCAGCGTCGCTTAGCTGAACTGGAAAAGCAACGCAAAGCTGAAGAAGAGCGCAGGCAACTTGCAGAAGCTGACAAGTCTGCCCCTTACATAGAACTGAAAGTTATTCAAGTTGATGGTTATGATGCTCAGGTTGGTGGGCTCATTTTAGATGATACAGGGGTGGTGTCAGCACAAATTAATGGCACTCCCCTAACGATAGATGCAAATGGTGAGTTTTCATTATCTGTATATGTTCCAAGAACAGGCGCGCGAGTGACGGTTCAAGCTCTCGACAAGATGGGCAAAATAACTGAAAAAGAATTATTTATTGAGAGGCAAGAGAGAGCGAAGCTTGAGGTTGCAAAATTTGATGGGCTAAACCCTACAAAACGTAAAGCAAAGAAAAACAGAAATGCCATAGCCTTAATTATCGGCATTTCTAGCTATCAAAGAACAGAAGTTCCAGCCATATATGCTGATGATGATGCTAAGTTTTTTTATGACTACGCTATGTTAAAATTAGGTGTTCCTGAATCTAACATCCGTGAGTTTATAAATGAAAAAGCAGACCAGTTTGAAATATTGTTAGCGACGAAAAAATGGCTCAAACGACAAGTTGTAGAGGGCAACTCAGATATTTATGTTTTCTTTGCAGGACACGGGCTTGCATCCGAAGACGGAAATAAAATGTTTATGCTTCCTTATGACGGCGCTCCAGAACTGCTGGATAAGACCGCCATTCTAAGAGAGGAGTTATTCGCAGATATTGCCGCTACTAAACCCCGCTCAGTGACAGTTTTTATGGATACTTGTTATTCCGGCACAACGCGCGGAACGGAAACATTGATTGCTTCACGGCCAATCGCCATTCGGGCGAAAAGACAATCCATACCAGACGGGTTTACCGTACTTACAGCAGCTGGTGGTGAAGAAACTGCAAAGCCCTTAGAGGAAGCTAAACACGGTATGTTTAGCTATTTCGTCATGAAAGGAATGGAAGGCGATGCGGACGCTAATAATGACAACCAAATCACAGCAAAAGAACTCCACCTATACGTAGAGAAGAATGTAATTAAGCAATCAGGAGGAAAGCAAACACCTGAGATACAAGGTGACGCTGGCAAAGTTCTAGTGAGGTTCGAGTGA